A genomic segment from Streptomyces sp. NBC_00459 encodes:
- a CDS encoding methionine synthase, producing MNANPTFGPATGIGSLPGGDAREAVKAATGTFDDFPFLPELPARGPGADMIGRTAGMLVEMYARVEPSGWRLGDRPGRDTKRARSWLGEDLDALEEFTQGYEGQVKVQAVGPWTLAAALELRNGELALSDLGACRDLAGSLAEGIRLHLDELRRRIPGAQLVLQLDEPSLMAVLRGQVRTASGYRTHRIPDRQIAEATLRDVIGAHDDGPVVVHSCAPDVPFAFLRRAGAAAVSFDFSLLTERDDDAIGEAVEGGTRLFAGVVPGTDGPLSDPAGSVSGVRTLWRRLGLHPGLLAEAVTVTPSCGLAGASPQYAWQALAHCVQAARSLADNPE from the coding sequence GTGAACGCGAACCCCACCTTCGGCCCCGCCACCGGCATCGGTTCCCTGCCCGGCGGCGACGCCCGGGAAGCCGTCAAGGCGGCCACCGGGACCTTCGACGACTTCCCCTTCCTGCCCGAACTCCCCGCCCGCGGCCCCGGCGCCGACATGATCGGCCGCACCGCCGGAATGCTCGTCGAGATGTACGCGCGCGTGGAGCCCAGCGGCTGGCGCCTCGGGGACCGCCCGGGCCGGGACACCAAGCGGGCCCGTTCCTGGCTCGGCGAGGACCTCGACGCGCTGGAGGAGTTCACACAGGGGTACGAGGGACAGGTGAAGGTGCAGGCCGTGGGCCCCTGGACGCTCGCCGCCGCACTGGAACTCAGGAACGGCGAGCTGGCCCTCTCCGACCTCGGCGCCTGCCGCGACCTCGCCGGGTCCCTCGCCGAGGGCATCCGCCTGCACCTCGACGAACTGCGCCGCCGCATCCCCGGCGCCCAACTCGTCCTGCAACTCGACGAACCGTCCCTCATGGCCGTACTGCGCGGCCAGGTGAGGACCGCCAGCGGCTACCGCACCCACCGGATCCCCGACCGCCAGATCGCCGAGGCGACCCTTCGGGACGTCATCGGCGCGCACGACGACGGGCCCGTCGTCGTGCACTCCTGCGCGCCGGACGTCCCGTTCGCCTTCCTCCGCAGGGCCGGCGCCGCCGCCGTCTCCTTCGACTTCTCGCTCCTCACCGAGCGTGACGACGACGCGATCGGTGAGGCGGTGGAAGGCGGTACGCGGCTCTTCGCCGGTGTCGTACCCGGCACGGACGGCCCGTTGTCAGACCCTGCCGGTAGCGTCAGTGGTGTCAGAACGCTGTGGCGCAGGCTGGGGCTGCATCCGGGGCTTCTCGCGGAGGCGGTCACGGTCACTCCGTCGTGCGGACTCGCGGGCGCTTCCCCGCAGTACGCGTGGCAGGCGCTCGCCCACTGCGTCCAGGCGGCGAGATCACTCGCGGACAACCCAGAGTAA
- a CDS encoding SDR family oxidoreductase — MAGMATHVITGAGSGIGAAVARRLHARGDELVLHARDAGRAKELAAEFPGARTLVGDLADPDRLSWAFSHQTLPDRVDSLLHIAGVVDLGPVGDLTPKTWRHQLNVNLIAPAELTRHFLPQLRASQGQVVFVNSGAGLNASANWSAYAASKHGLKALADSLRQEEHGAGVRVTTVYPGRTASPMQAKVHQQEGKEYDPSKWIDPESVATTVLLTLDLPRDAEINDVTVRPGR, encoded by the coding sequence ATGGCGGGCATGGCTACTCATGTGATCACCGGGGCGGGTTCGGGCATCGGTGCGGCGGTCGCGAGGCGGCTGCACGCGCGCGGGGACGAACTCGTGCTGCACGCGCGTGACGCGGGGCGGGCGAAGGAGTTGGCGGCGGAGTTTCCGGGGGCGAGGACCCTGGTGGGCGACCTGGCCGACCCGGATCGCCTCTCCTGGGCGTTCTCGCACCAGACGCTGCCGGACCGGGTGGACTCCCTGCTGCACATCGCGGGCGTGGTCGATCTGGGCCCGGTCGGCGACCTGACCCCCAAGACCTGGCGCCACCAGCTGAATGTCAACCTGATCGCCCCCGCCGAACTGACCCGACACTTCCTGCCCCAACTCCGGGCCTCCCAGGGCCAGGTGGTCTTCGTCAACTCCGGTGCGGGCCTGAACGCGAGCGCCAACTGGTCCGCGTACGCCGCGTCCAAGCACGGTCTCAAGGCCCTGGCGGACTCGTTGCGCCAGGAGGAACACGGGGCCGGGGTGCGGGTGACGACGGTGTATCCGGGGCGGACGGCGAGCCCGATGCAGGCGAAGGTCCACCAGCAGGAGGGCAAGGAGTACGACCCGTCGAAGTGGATCGACCCCGAGTCGGTGGCGACGACGGTCCTGCTGACCCTGGACCTCCCCCGCGACGCGGAGATCAACGACGTGACGGTACGCCCGGGCCGGTGA
- the ligA gene encoding NAD-dependent DNA ligase LigA, whose translation MAGEQHAQTTSVPAEARDRHAQLAERIEEHRFRYYVNDAPVVSDAEFDKLLRTLEALEEEYPELRTPDSPTQKVSGAYETEFTSVEHRSRMLSLDNAFDDLELAAWAERVHKDVGASEYHFLCELKVDGLAVNLTYEHGRLTRAATRGDGRTGEDITPNVRTIAEIPDRLTGDRVPDLVEIRGEVYFPMEKFEELNARLVEGGDKPFANPRNAAAGSLRQKDPRVTATRPLHMVVHGIGALEGYDPLTRLSEAYTLLHEWGLPTTRYAKQVDDLDGVREFIAYYGENRHSVEHEIDGVVVKLDEIPLQGRLGSTSRAPRWAIAWKYAPEEVNTKLINIRVGVGRTGRVTPYAQVEPVTVAGSEVEFATLHNQDVVKAKGVLIGDTVVLRKAGDVIPEILGPVADLRDGTEKPFEMPAECPECGTPLRPMKEADVDLRCPNGQSCPAQLRERLFYLGGRKCLDIENFGYVAAAALTRPLEPAEPPLVDEGDLFDLTIERLLPIKAYVLDQDSGLPKRDPKTGEEKIATVFANQEGEPRKNAVSMLANIAAAKDRPLARIITGLSIRHVGPVAAEALAREFRSIERIEQASEEELATTDGVGPIIAASLKEWFAVDWHQEILRKWRAAGVRMEEEGSGEDEGPRPLEGLTVVVTGTLEHHTRDGAKEALQSRGAKVTGSVSKKTSFVVVGDNPGSKFDKAMQLKVPVLNEDGFAVLLEQGPEAAAEAALPNEE comes from the coding sequence GTGGCCGGCGAACAGCACGCACAGACCACATCGGTGCCCGCCGAGGCGCGCGACAGGCACGCCCAGCTCGCCGAGCGCATCGAGGAGCACCGCTTCCGGTACTACGTGAACGACGCTCCCGTCGTCAGCGACGCGGAGTTCGACAAGCTCCTGCGCACCCTGGAGGCGCTGGAGGAGGAGTATCCGGAGCTGCGCACGCCCGACTCCCCGACCCAGAAGGTCTCGGGGGCGTACGAGACGGAGTTCACCTCCGTGGAGCACCGCTCGCGCATGCTCTCCCTCGACAACGCCTTCGACGACCTGGAACTGGCGGCGTGGGCGGAGCGCGTCCACAAGGACGTCGGTGCCTCCGAGTACCACTTCCTGTGCGAGCTGAAGGTCGACGGCCTCGCCGTCAACCTGACGTACGAGCACGGGCGTCTCACGCGCGCGGCGACCCGTGGTGACGGCCGCACCGGCGAGGACATCACGCCCAATGTGCGCACGATCGCCGAGATCCCGGACCGGCTGACCGGCGACCGCGTCCCGGACCTGGTGGAGATCCGCGGCGAGGTCTACTTCCCGATGGAGAAGTTCGAGGAGCTGAACGCCCGTCTGGTGGAGGGCGGCGACAAGCCGTTCGCCAACCCGCGCAACGCGGCGGCCGGTTCACTCCGCCAGAAGGACCCGCGCGTCACGGCCACGCGACCGCTGCACATGGTGGTCCACGGCATCGGAGCCCTGGAGGGCTACGACCCGCTCACCCGTCTCTCCGAGGCGTACACCCTGCTGCACGAGTGGGGCCTGCCGACCACGCGGTACGCGAAGCAGGTCGACGACCTCGACGGCGTACGGGAGTTCATCGCGTACTACGGCGAGAACCGGCACTCCGTGGAGCACGAGATCGACGGCGTCGTCGTCAAGCTCGACGAGATCCCGCTCCAGGGCCGCCTCGGCTCGACCTCGCGCGCCCCCCGCTGGGCGATCGCCTGGAAGTACGCGCCCGAGGAGGTCAACACCAAGCTCATCAACATCCGCGTGGGCGTGGGGCGTACGGGCAGGGTCACGCCGTACGCACAGGTCGAGCCGGTGACGGTGGCCGGCTCGGAGGTCGAGTTCGCCACGCTGCACAACCAGGACGTCGTCAAGGCCAAGGGCGTGCTCATCGGCGACACCGTGGTGCTGCGCAAGGCCGGTGACGTCATCCCGGAGATCCTCGGCCCGGTCGCCGACCTGCGCGACGGCACGGAGAAGCCCTTCGAGATGCCCGCCGAGTGCCCCGAGTGCGGTACGCCGCTGCGGCCCATGAAGGAGGCCGACGTCGACCTCCGCTGCCCCAACGGGCAGAGCTGCCCGGCCCAGTTGAGGGAGCGGCTGTTCTATCTCGGCGGGCGCAAGTGCCTGGACATCGAGAACTTCGGCTACGTGGCCGCCGCCGCGCTCACCAGACCGCTGGAGCCGGCCGAGCCGCCGCTCGTCGACGAGGGCGACCTCTTCGACCTCACCATCGAGCGACTGCTGCCCATCAAGGCGTACGTCCTCGACCAGGACAGCGGGCTGCCCAAGCGGGACCCGAAGACCGGCGAGGAGAAGATCGCCACGGTCTTCGCCAACCAGGAGGGCGAGCCCAGGAAGAACGCGGTCTCGATGCTCGCCAACATCGCCGCCGCCAAGGACCGACCGCTGGCCCGGATCATCACCGGTCTGTCGATCCGGCATGTCGGTCCGGTCGCCGCCGAGGCGCTGGCCCGCGAATTCCGCTCGATCGAGCGGATCGAGCAGGCCTCCGAGGAGGAGTTGGCCACCACGGACGGGGTCGGCCCGATCATCGCGGCCTCGCTCAAGGAGTGGTTCGCGGTGGACTGGCACCAGGAGATCCTGCGCAAGTGGCGGGCCGCCGGGGTCCGGATGGAGGAGGAGGGCTCCGGCGAGGACGAGGGGCCGCGCCCGCTCGAAGGGCTCACCGTCGTCGTGACCGGCACGCTCGAACACCACACCCGGGACGGCGCGAAGGAGGCGCTGCAGAGCCGTGGAGCAAAGGTGACCGGTTCTGTTTCGAAGAAGACGTCATTTGTGGTTGTGGGTGACAATCCTGGTTCGAAGTTCGACAAGGCCATGCAGTTGAAGGTGCCTGTTCTGAACGAGGACGGCTTTGCCGTACTGCTCGAACAGGGACCCGAGGCAGCGGCCGAAGCAGCGCTTCCGAACGAGGAGTAG